In one Natronosalvus amylolyticus genomic region, the following are encoded:
- a CDS encoding HalOD1 output domain-containing protein yields MGRHEQMNATSRKSTSLTIVSEVAKREGVPEKELQPPLFEVIDPDALDALFTNESSTENMVSVSFDYAGYRITVDSDQTVTVK; encoded by the coding sequence ATGGGAAGACACGAACAGATGAATGCGACGAGCCGAAAGTCCACGTCACTAACAATCGTCTCTGAAGTTGCGAAACGCGAGGGTGTTCCCGAGAAGGAACTCCAACCACCGTTGTTCGAGGTCATCGACCCCGACGCCCTCGATGCGTTGTTCACAAACGAATCGTCCACGGAGAACATGGTATCCGTATCATTCGACTACGCTGGCTATCGCATCACCGTAGACTCGGACCAGACAGTCACGGTGAAGTGA
- a CDS encoding helix-turn-helix domain-containing protein yields MEVELERVVPTGDAVIPYVWVQGADPSDVLRVTKEERAVEQINILSKETDSSVLYRVVWNRDFRDTAVGIAEANITLLSGRGTSDAWRFEFRASNKQPLSDFQEDLQADGIRASLMKLYEMEASHEHALSQLTSSQLEALRLALKRGYFNEPRGCSLDELAAEVGITRQAFGGRLRRGIRTLLTEEFADATA; encoded by the coding sequence GTGGAGGTGGAACTAGAACGGGTCGTACCAACTGGAGATGCGGTGATTCCGTATGTTTGGGTCCAAGGTGCTGACCCGAGTGACGTCCTACGAGTCACAAAGGAGGAACGGGCTGTAGAGCAGATCAATATTCTCAGCAAGGAGACGGATAGTTCAGTCCTGTACCGCGTCGTTTGGAACCGAGATTTCCGTGATACAGCAGTCGGTATCGCCGAAGCAAATATTACGCTCTTGTCAGGAAGAGGGACCTCAGACGCGTGGCGGTTCGAGTTTCGGGCATCGAACAAACAACCACTCTCCGACTTTCAGGAAGACCTACAAGCGGATGGAATCCGGGCGTCACTGATGAAACTTTATGAGATGGAGGCAAGCCACGAACACGCCCTCAGCCAACTGACCAGCTCACAACTCGAGGCGTTGCGACTTGCATTGAAGCGTGGTTATTTCAATGAGCCACGAGGATGTAGCTTGGATGAACTTGCTGCGGAGGTTGGAATCACCCGCCAAGCGTTCGGTGGCCGCCTCAGGCGCGGGATCCGAACTCTCCTGACAGAGGAGTTCGCTGACGCCACAGCGTGA
- a CDS encoding Ig-like domain-containing protein — translation MNDRSGRVLILVCVLCLVALPVSGVALGASDPIEPQPTPAISTVVADEDDEGNETPRHQNPDGYDEDGDGAAGWLENRLAEQLGDGAISLSEGEYDFAKDYVGEEYRERLGQYVEVAGETDEDTADDDDEEEEKTTEEAFEEAAEKQERLATLLEEYEELFADYEAAIEAGDEERAREIARELEVLADEIAVLADELDETYDLISVRTDIDFTDAKDSISQVNESTQQQQTEVRDAVFVQTRLSVEADAENVSYVDPLQATGTIETADNSTIANETIRLLIDGEPQTVETDANGSFTFDYQPAADKPLSTETVPVQYEPARNSTYLGSSASLPVSIHQLGPTISALETTDSVAYDDQLSVSADVLVAGEPVDGVPVTITLGDQTLGELPVENGTVDGTVPVPASVPAGEHTLEVSLPMEDRALANVSASTDVTVTETETALSLEGSHDGETLSLEGELETIDGAGLEGYTVTIMIDGEPFETVTTEEDGVLSAEIPLETTAAGTVTVGALFEGDGTNLAETTGTTDVQLTASAQPATDGDPLWTSPLLWVGVGVLTLLALGTGVWWWRRNPEADSTGQPAHTPTSEDTSTDHDESVVVSRTLLADARSHLTNGRPDEAVATGYGAVRRALADTDSSTQLTHWEFFNHYRGDPTDEPLQTMTETYEQAVYTPEGVPVEKAKRALECARKLCGVASETESPVSADD, via the coding sequence GTGAACGACAGGTCCGGGCGCGTGCTGATTCTCGTGTGTGTGTTGTGCCTCGTGGCGCTGCCAGTGAGCGGTGTGGCACTCGGCGCATCCGACCCTATCGAGCCACAACCGACACCGGCCATCAGCACCGTCGTCGCTGACGAAGACGACGAGGGCAACGAGACCCCCCGACACCAGAACCCGGATGGATACGACGAAGACGGTGACGGCGCCGCTGGCTGGCTCGAAAACCGGCTTGCTGAGCAATTGGGCGACGGCGCGATTTCCTTGAGCGAGGGCGAGTACGACTTCGCCAAGGACTACGTCGGCGAGGAGTACCGGGAGCGACTCGGCCAGTACGTCGAGGTCGCTGGTGAGACCGACGAAGACACGGCCGATGACGACGACGAGGAAGAGGAGAAAACCACCGAGGAGGCCTTCGAAGAGGCCGCCGAGAAGCAAGAACGGCTCGCAACCCTCCTCGAGGAATACGAGGAACTCTTTGCCGACTACGAGGCGGCGATCGAAGCCGGTGACGAAGAGCGAGCACGAGAAATCGCCCGCGAACTCGAGGTACTCGCCGACGAGATTGCCGTTCTGGCTGACGAACTCGACGAAACGTACGACCTCATCAGCGTTCGAACGGATATCGACTTTACGGATGCCAAAGACTCGATCTCCCAGGTGAACGAATCGACCCAACAACAACAGACCGAGGTACGTGACGCGGTTTTCGTCCAGACACGGCTTTCGGTCGAAGCCGACGCTGAAAACGTCTCGTATGTCGATCCGTTACAGGCCACTGGTACCATCGAGACGGCGGACAACTCCACGATTGCTAACGAAACGATCCGACTCCTCATCGACGGCGAACCCCAGACCGTCGAAACCGACGCCAACGGCTCCTTCACCTTCGACTACCAGCCAGCGGCGGACAAACCGCTCTCGACCGAGACGGTTCCAGTCCAGTACGAACCCGCGAGGAACTCGACCTATCTGGGCAGTTCGGCGTCGCTTCCCGTTTCGATACATCAACTCGGGCCGACGATTTCGGCCCTCGAGACGACTGATAGCGTCGCGTACGACGACCAGCTGTCGGTCAGCGCCGACGTGCTCGTTGCGGGCGAACCAGTCGACGGCGTCCCGGTCACCATCACCCTGGGCGACCAAACGCTGGGCGAACTGCCGGTCGAAAACGGTACCGTCGATGGGACGGTTCCCGTCCCCGCATCGGTTCCAGCGGGTGAACACACCCTCGAAGTCTCGTTACCCATGGAAGACCGGGCGCTCGCCAATGTGAGTGCCAGCACCGACGTTACCGTGACCGAAACCGAAACGGCGCTCTCTCTCGAGGGCAGCCACGATGGAGAGACCCTTTCACTCGAGGGCGAACTCGAGACGATCGATGGAGCGGGTCTCGAGGGATACACCGTCACGATCATGATCGACGGCGAGCCATTCGAAACCGTCACGACGGAAGAAGACGGTGTACTGTCGGCGGAGATTCCACTCGAGACGACGGCCGCCGGAACCGTCACGGTGGGTGCACTCTTCGAGGGTGACGGGACGAACCTTGCCGAGACGACCGGGACGACGGATGTGCAACTTACGGCCAGCGCACAACCGGCCACCGATGGGGACCCACTCTGGACGTCACCGCTCCTGTGGGTCGGCGTCGGCGTCCTCACGCTGTTGGCACTCGGAACCGGTGTCTGGTGGTGGCGTCGTAACCCTGAGGCAGATTCCACGGGCCAACCGGCACACACGCCGACGTCGGAGGATACCTCCACTGACCACGACGAATCCGTTGTCGTGAGTCGAACTCTCCTCGCCGACGCCCGTTCGCACCTGACAAACGGTCGTCCGGACGAAGCGGTCGCCACCGGCTACGGGGCTGTCAGACGCGCGCTCGCCGATACCGATTCGTCGACGCAACTGACCCACTGGGAATTCTTCAATCACTACCGCGGGGACCCGACTGACGAACCCCTACAGACGATGACGGAAACCTACGAACAGGCGGTTTATACGCCTGAGGGCGTGCCAGTTGAGAAGGCAAAGCGCGCCCTCGAGTGTGCCCGAAAACTCTGTGGCGTGGCCAGCGAGACCGAGTCGCCGGTTTCGGCCGACGATTGA
- a CDS encoding DUF58 domain-containing protein: protein MRPTRRTLAVGGLVAFFTALAVLFAHPAPLVGAVGIGAWLCVRQYLFYRELVRATNVLELRQTPALTGLKTGESTTVTIGATLERPSSLSLSIEAGLPVSTVTEADSTLTLEPEKREATRTMEVSWPVAGRHEFEPARVTASDGLFTETLTLGSTPTVTVQPRGPRSIHVGSGGNRVPVRQGNHPAGKSGSGLIPAELREYMPGETAARIDWKATARLVTPHVRTYDAETDRLTVLVVDHSSTLATGPDGETQLDYLREVALLLAESAHGLGDPVGLWTVDESAITSQYPPSTGPIKRIRRRLLDLEAASEGTRTPRQQSAGSGDPTAAFRELRRGGDDSLTATLEPYIGARTGNERFETSGPALSKAVQKALSQQRSSAWVVLLTNDTNPSAVRRSVRRAREAESDVLVLLTPTVLFEPGELVDLEAAYERYLEFEEFRRSLDRLDRVTALEVAPDETLTTVLSVGRSRRGVTQ from the coding sequence ATGCGACCAACGCGCCGAACACTGGCTGTGGGTGGGCTTGTCGCCTTTTTCACAGCACTTGCCGTCCTCTTTGCCCATCCAGCGCCCCTCGTGGGGGCCGTGGGGATCGGCGCGTGGCTCTGTGTCCGACAGTATCTGTTTTATCGTGAACTGGTGAGAGCGACCAATGTCCTCGAACTTCGACAGACACCAGCCCTGACGGGCCTCAAAACGGGAGAGTCGACGACGGTAACGATCGGCGCAACGCTCGAGCGCCCAAGTTCGCTCTCACTGTCGATCGAGGCGGGTTTGCCTGTGAGCACCGTCACCGAAGCCGACTCGACGCTGACTCTCGAGCCCGAAAAACGAGAAGCGACCCGCACCATGGAGGTGAGTTGGCCGGTTGCCGGTCGACACGAATTCGAGCCCGCACGCGTCACCGCGAGTGACGGGCTGTTCACCGAAACGCTCACGCTGGGTTCGACACCGACCGTGACGGTCCAACCACGCGGGCCTCGGTCGATACACGTCGGCTCGGGTGGGAACCGCGTTCCCGTTCGTCAGGGGAATCATCCAGCCGGGAAGAGTGGCTCCGGTCTCATTCCAGCAGAACTCAGAGAGTACATGCCCGGCGAAACGGCCGCCCGAATCGACTGGAAAGCCACGGCCAGGCTGGTGACACCCCACGTCCGAACGTACGACGCCGAAACGGACCGACTGACGGTGTTGGTGGTCGATCACTCCAGTACGCTCGCGACTGGTCCCGATGGCGAGACACAGCTCGACTATCTGCGAGAAGTCGCCCTCTTGCTGGCCGAAAGCGCACACGGCCTCGGCGACCCGGTCGGGCTCTGGACGGTCGACGAGTCGGCCATCACGTCACAGTACCCGCCTTCGACCGGGCCGATCAAACGGATTCGACGCCGCTTGCTCGACCTCGAGGCCGCATCCGAGGGGACACGAACGCCTCGACAGCAGTCGGCTGGAAGCGGCGATCCGACGGCGGCATTCAGAGAACTTCGTCGCGGTGGCGACGATTCGTTGACGGCGACGCTCGAGCCCTACATCGGCGCACGCACTGGGAACGAGCGCTTCGAGACGAGTGGACCGGCACTGTCCAAAGCCGTGCAAAAAGCCCTGAGCCAGCAGCGCTCGAGTGCGTGGGTCGTTCTGTTGACGAACGACACCAACCCGTCGGCAGTCCGTCGGAGCGTCCGCCGAGCACGGGAGGCCGAAAGCGACGTGCTGGTGTTGTTGACACCGACCGTCCTGTTCGAACCCGGCGAACTCGTCGACCTCGAGGCGGCCTACGAACGGTACCTGGAGTTCGAGGAGTTCCGTCGGAGCCTCGATCGACTCGATCGCGTCACCGCACTCGAAGTCGCACCCGACGAGACGTTGACGACGGTGCTTTCGGTTGGACGAAGCCGGCGAGGGGTGACACAATGA
- a CDS encoding AAA family ATPase: MSETESGLVTAGDPEAIAEAIQTEVEQVLVGNEGTVEHLTIALLTRGHLLLEGVPGVAKTTIANLFARASGLGFRRIQMTPDILPADITGTNVYRQNTGEFELQRGPVFANLVVADEINRATPKTQSALLEAMQERQVTIEGETLSLPEPFMVVATQNPIEMEGVFELPEAQRDRFQFKLTVDLPDRDDEAELLERFDTNPNLGPDTVEQVVTEDALLEARTQVTNTYVAPPVKSYVLDLVGATRSHPDVRHGASPRATITFIDGAKARAAVHGRSYVIPDDVKALAPAILAHRLVLETDAELSDVTPQAIVEDVLEETAIPDVEPSEMATPKEA; the protein is encoded by the coding sequence ATGAGCGAGACTGAATCGGGGCTGGTGACGGCTGGGGACCCCGAGGCCATCGCCGAGGCTATTCAGACCGAAGTCGAGCAGGTACTCGTCGGCAACGAGGGGACCGTCGAACACCTCACGATCGCCCTGTTGACTCGCGGGCACCTCCTCCTCGAGGGTGTCCCTGGGGTCGCCAAGACGACGATTGCAAATCTCTTCGCGCGGGCATCAGGACTGGGATTCCGACGGATTCAGATGACGCCTGATATTCTCCCCGCAGACATCACTGGCACGAACGTGTATCGACAGAACACGGGGGAGTTCGAACTCCAGCGTGGACCGGTGTTCGCCAACCTCGTCGTCGCCGACGAGATCAACCGAGCAACGCCGAAAACCCAGAGCGCACTCCTCGAGGCGATGCAAGAGCGTCAGGTGACGATCGAAGGCGAGACGCTCTCCCTCCCGGAGCCGTTCATGGTCGTTGCGACGCAGAACCCCATCGAGATGGAGGGTGTGTTCGAACTGCCAGAAGCCCAGCGTGACCGCTTCCAGTTCAAACTCACCGTCGACCTTCCAGACCGTGACGACGAAGCCGAACTCCTCGAGCGGTTCGATACGAATCCGAATCTCGGGCCGGACACGGTCGAACAGGTGGTCACGGAAGACGCACTGCTCGAAGCACGGACGCAAGTCACGAACACGTACGTCGCGCCGCCGGTCAAATCCTACGTTCTCGATCTGGTTGGGGCGACACGCAGCCACCCGGATGTCAGACACGGTGCCTCACCACGGGCGACGATCACGTTCATCGACGGAGCGAAAGCCAGAGCCGCCGTACACGGTCGATCGTACGTCATCCCGGACGACGTCAAGGCGCTGGCGCCCGCTATTCTTGCCCATCGCCTCGTGTTGGAGACCGACGCCGAACTGAGCGACGTGACGCCACAGGCTATCGTCGAAGACGTCCTCGAGGAGACGGCGATTCCGGACGTCGAACCGAGCGAGATGGCGACGCCCAAAGAAGCGTAG
- a CDS encoding DUF4350 domain-containing protein, with amino-acid sequence MTADSDRSSSDAPAVLESLTSSRLSWPTVLLAVLVLVTLGALVVGGSTSTTAFGPYNPSWDGASNFQSALDDDPEVEASLIQDTSRYADLEPENTVAFVIAPEETYDDESAADVARFVEAGGTLVVLENFEPQGNALLEDVGASARVDGQVIRDDEYYFRGPTMPVATGVENHTLTADVEQLTLNYATAVEPSNATTLVTTSDFAYRVDDPDEELDDDKELERLPVATIESVEDGRVVVIGDPSITTNAMRDEPDNEVFLTALAREGNTAVVDVSHSDGIPPLTAALLVLRGSVFLQALLGFVGIGLIALFSSGRLTRERLPVGRRRRSVQAAEESTPTLSDVERATLLRERHPDWDDERIERMITVFNQRDSKGGQHERD; translated from the coding sequence ATGACAGCCGATTCCGACCGCTCGAGTTCCGACGCCCCAGCCGTCCTCGAGTCGCTGACGTCCTCACGACTCTCCTGGCCGACGGTGCTCCTCGCGGTCCTCGTACTGGTCACCCTCGGCGCGTTGGTCGTGGGAGGTTCTACATCGACGACAGCGTTCGGCCCGTACAACCCGTCGTGGGACGGGGCCAGTAATTTCCAGTCGGCGCTCGACGACGACCCCGAGGTCGAGGCTAGCCTCATCCAGGACACGAGCAGGTACGCCGACCTCGAGCCTGAAAACACGGTTGCGTTCGTCATCGCTCCTGAGGAGACGTACGACGACGAATCCGCAGCCGATGTCGCGCGATTCGTCGAGGCAGGGGGAACGCTCGTCGTCCTCGAGAACTTCGAACCACAGGGGAACGCCTTGCTCGAGGACGTTGGTGCGAGTGCCCGCGTCGATGGCCAGGTCATCCGTGACGACGAGTATTACTTCAGGGGGCCGACGATGCCGGTCGCCACCGGGGTGGAAAATCACACGCTGACGGCAGACGTCGAGCAGCTCACGCTGAATTACGCGACTGCCGTCGAACCGAGTAACGCTACAACATTAGTCACGACCAGTGATTTCGCCTACCGTGTCGACGACCCGGACGAAGAACTGGACGACGACAAAGAACTCGAGCGCCTGCCCGTGGCGACGATCGAATCGGTCGAAGACGGGCGTGTGGTCGTCATCGGCGATCCCTCGATCACGACCAACGCGATGCGAGACGAACCGGACAACGAGGTGTTTCTGACGGCGCTCGCTCGCGAGGGGAACACCGCGGTCGTCGACGTGAGTCACAGCGATGGGATCCCACCGCTGACTGCCGCACTGTTGGTCCTTCGTGGGTCGGTCTTCTTGCAGGCGCTGCTCGGCTTCGTGGGCATCGGGCTGATCGCACTCTTCTCGAGCGGCCGCCTCACACGTGAGCGACTTCCTGTCGGCCGTCGTCGACGAAGCGTCCAGGCCGCTGAGGAATCGACGCCGACGCTCTCGGATGTCGAGCGAGCCACGCTCCTCCGTGAGCGCCATCCCGACTGGGATGACGAGCGCATCGAGCGCATGATAACAGTGTTTAACCAGCGTGACTCGAAAGGTGGACAACATGAGCGAGACTGA